In the genome of Eschrichtius robustus isolate mEscRob2 chromosome 12, mEscRob2.pri, whole genome shotgun sequence, one region contains:
- the EGFL8 gene encoding epidermal growth factor-like protein 8 isoform X1: protein MAGRLSFLGRVGPQWSLKGSGAPGSPGPGPLNASHFPPHGCSQGVCSKQTLVVPLRYNESYSQPVYKPYLTLCSGRRVCSTYRTTYHVAWREVRREVQQTHAVCCQGWKKRHPGALTCDEAICAKPCQNGGVCVRPDQCECAPGWGGKHCHVDVDECRTGVTLCSHGCFNTAGSFTCGCPRGLVLGPDGRTCAEGAPEPPTSASIRSVAVREAGHDERALRREIRELRGRLERLEQWASQAGAWVRAVLPMPPEELQPEQVAELWGRGDRIESLSDQVLLLEERLGACSCEDNSLGPGLNRRS from the exons ATGGCGGGGAGGCTGTCATTTTTAGGGAGGGTGGGGCCTCAGTGGAGCCTGAAGGGAAGTGGGGCTCCTGgctccccagggcctggcccactCAATGCCTCTCACTTTCCCCCGCATGGGTGCAGTCAGGGGGTCTGCTCCAAGCAGACGCTGGTGGTCCCACTCCGTTACAACGAGTCCTACAGCCAACCCGTATATAAGCCCTACTTGACTCTGTGCTCTGGAAGGCGTGTCTGCAGCACCTACAG GACCACGTACCATGTGGCCTGGcgggaggtgaggagggaggtGCAGCAGACCCACGCCGTGTGCTGCCAGGGCTGGAAAAAGCGGCATCCCGGGGCGCTCACCTGTGATGAAG CCATCTGCGCCAAGCCCTGCCAGAACGGAGGCGTCTGCGTTCGGCCAGACCAGTGCGAGTGCGCCCCGGGCTGGGGTGGGAAGCACTGTCACGTGG ACGTGGATGAATGCAGGACTGGCGTCACTCTCTGCTCGCACGGATGCTTCAATACAGCAGGCAGCTTCACCTGCGGCTGCCCCCGGGGCCTGGTGCTGGGCCCGGACGGGCGCACTTGCGCAGAAGGGGCCCCAGAGCCCCCAACCAGTGCCAGCATCCGCAGCGTGGCCG TTCGGGAGGCTGGACACGATGAGCGTGCCCTGAGGCGGGAGATTCGCGAGCTGCGAGGGCGCCTGGAGCGGCTGGAGCAG TGGGCCAGTCAGGCTGGGGCCTGGGTCCGAGCAGTGCTGCCCATGCCCCCAGAAGAGCTGCAGCCCGAACAGGTGGCAGAGCTGTGGGGCCGAGGCGACAGGATTGAGTCTCTCAGTGACCAGGTTCTGCTGCTGGAGGAGAGGCTAGGTGCCT GCTCCTGTGAGGACAACAGCCTGGGCCCAGGCCTCAATCGGCGGAGCTAA
- the EGFL8 gene encoding epidermal growth factor-like protein 8 isoform X2 — protein MGSRAELCTVLGGLSFLLLLMTGEGAKGGSLKESQGVCSKQTLVVPLRYNESYSQPVYKPYLTLCSGRRVCSTYRTTYHVAWREVRREVQQTHAVCCQGWKKRHPGALTCDEAICAKPCQNGGVCVRPDQCECAPGWGGKHCHVDVDECRTGVTLCSHGCFNTAGSFTCGCPRGLVLGPDGRTCAEGAPEPPTSASIRSVAVREAGHDERALRREIRELRGRLERLEQWASQAGAWVRAVLPMPPEELQPEQVAELWGRGDRIESLSDQVLLLEERLGACSCEDNSLGPGLNRRS, from the exons ATGGGGTCCAGGGCTGAGCTGTGCACTGTCTTAGGCGGACTCTCATTCCTCCTGCTACTGATGACAGGCGAGGGGGCCAAGGGTGGATCCCTCAAAGAGAG TCAGGGGGTCTGCTCCAAGCAGACGCTGGTGGTCCCACTCCGTTACAACGAGTCCTACAGCCAACCCGTATATAAGCCCTACTTGACTCTGTGCTCTGGAAGGCGTGTCTGCAGCACCTACAG GACCACGTACCATGTGGCCTGGcgggaggtgaggagggaggtGCAGCAGACCCACGCCGTGTGCTGCCAGGGCTGGAAAAAGCGGCATCCCGGGGCGCTCACCTGTGATGAAG CCATCTGCGCCAAGCCCTGCCAGAACGGAGGCGTCTGCGTTCGGCCAGACCAGTGCGAGTGCGCCCCGGGCTGGGGTGGGAAGCACTGTCACGTGG ACGTGGATGAATGCAGGACTGGCGTCACTCTCTGCTCGCACGGATGCTTCAATACAGCAGGCAGCTTCACCTGCGGCTGCCCCCGGGGCCTGGTGCTGGGCCCGGACGGGCGCACTTGCGCAGAAGGGGCCCCAGAGCCCCCAACCAGTGCCAGCATCCGCAGCGTGGCCG TTCGGGAGGCTGGACACGATGAGCGTGCCCTGAGGCGGGAGATTCGCGAGCTGCGAGGGCGCCTGGAGCGGCTGGAGCAG TGGGCCAGTCAGGCTGGGGCCTGGGTCCGAGCAGTGCTGCCCATGCCCCCAGAAGAGCTGCAGCCCGAACAGGTGGCAGAGCTGTGGGGCCGAGGCGACAGGATTGAGTCTCTCAGTGACCAGGTTCTGCTGCTGGAGGAGAGGCTAGGTGCCT GCTCCTGTGAGGACAACAGCCTGGGCCCAGGCCTCAATCGGCGGAGCTAA
- the AGPAT1 gene encoding 1-acyl-sn-glycerol-3-phosphate acyltransferase alpha — translation MELWPGLWTLLLLLALLLPTLWFCSPSAKYFFKMAFYNGWILFLAVLAIPVCAVRGRNVENMKILRLMLLHIKYLYGIRVEVRGAHHFPPSQPYVVVSNHQSSLDLLGMMEVLPGRCVPIAKRELLWAGSAGLACWLAGVIFIDRKRTGDAISVMSEVAQTLITQDVRVWVFPEGTRNHNGSMLPFKRGAFHLAVQAQVPIVPIVMSSYQDFYCKKERRFTSGRCQVRVLPPVPTEGLTPDDVPALADTVRHSMLTVFREISTDGRGGGDYLKKPGGVGEAQL, via the exons ATGGAGCTGTGGCCAGGGCTGTGGACTCTCCTGCTGCTGCTCGCCCTCCTGCTGCCCACTCTGTGGTTCTGCAGCCCCAGTGCCAAGTACTTCTTCAAGATGGCCTTCTACAACGGCTGGATCCTCTTCCTGGCTGTGCTCGCCATCCCTGTGTGTGCCGTGCGAGGACGCAACGTCGAGAACATGAA GATCTTGCGTCTGATGCTGCTCCACATCAAATACCTGTACGGGATCCGAGTGGAGGTGCGAGGGGCTCACCACTTCCCTCCTTCACAGCCCTACGTGGTCGTCTCCAACCACCAGAGCTCCCTCGACCTGCTTG gGATGATGGAGGTACTGCCAGGCCGCTGTGTGCCCATTGCCAAGCGCGAGCTACTGTGGGCCGGCTCTGCCGGGCTGGCCTGCTGGCTGGCGGGAGTCATCTTCATTGACCGGAAGCGCACTGGGGATGCCATCAGTGTCATGTCTGAGGTCGCCCAGACCCTGATCACACAGGAT GTACGGGTCTGGGTTTTTCCTGAGGGCACGAGAAACCACAACGGCTCCATGCTGCCCTTCAAACGTGGCGCCTTCCACCTCGCAGTTCAGGCCCAG GTTCCCATCGTTCCTATAGTCATGTCCTCCTATCAAGACTTCTACTGCAAGAAGGAGCGCCGCTTCACTTCAG GGCGATGTCAGGTACGGGTGCTGCCCCCGGTGCCCACAGAAGGGCTGACACCAGATGACGTCCCAGCTCTGGCCGACACAGTCCGACACTCCATGCTCACCGTTTTCCGGGAAATCTCCACTgatggcaggggtggtggtgactATCTGAAGAAGCCTGGAGGGGTGGGCGAGGCCCAGCTCTGA
- the EGFL8 gene encoding epidermal growth factor-like protein 8 isoform X3 → MAGRLSFLGRVGPQWSLKGSGAPGSPGPGPLNASHFPPHGCSQGVCSKQTLVVPLRYNESYSQPVYKPYLTLCSGRRVCSTYRTTYHVAWREVRREVQQTHAVCCQGWKKRHPGALTCDEAICAKPCQNGGVCVRPDQCECAPGWGGKHCHVDVDECRTGVTLCSHGCFNTAGSFTCGCPRGLVLGPDGRTCAEGAPEPPTSASIRSVAVREAGHDERALRREIRELRGRLERLEQAPVRTTAWAQASIGGAKEPLQSPCPTNLYRNWTH, encoded by the exons ATGGCGGGGAGGCTGTCATTTTTAGGGAGGGTGGGGCCTCAGTGGAGCCTGAAGGGAAGTGGGGCTCCTGgctccccagggcctggcccactCAATGCCTCTCACTTTCCCCCGCATGGGTGCAGTCAGGGGGTCTGCTCCAAGCAGACGCTGGTGGTCCCACTCCGTTACAACGAGTCCTACAGCCAACCCGTATATAAGCCCTACTTGACTCTGTGCTCTGGAAGGCGTGTCTGCAGCACCTACAG GACCACGTACCATGTGGCCTGGcgggaggtgaggagggaggtGCAGCAGACCCACGCCGTGTGCTGCCAGGGCTGGAAAAAGCGGCATCCCGGGGCGCTCACCTGTGATGAAG CCATCTGCGCCAAGCCCTGCCAGAACGGAGGCGTCTGCGTTCGGCCAGACCAGTGCGAGTGCGCCCCGGGCTGGGGTGGGAAGCACTGTCACGTGG ACGTGGATGAATGCAGGACTGGCGTCACTCTCTGCTCGCACGGATGCTTCAATACAGCAGGCAGCTTCACCTGCGGCTGCCCCCGGGGCCTGGTGCTGGGCCCGGACGGGCGCACTTGCGCAGAAGGGGCCCCAGAGCCCCCAACCAGTGCCAGCATCCGCAGCGTGGCCG TTCGGGAGGCTGGACACGATGAGCGTGCCCTGAGGCGGGAGATTCGCGAGCTGCGAGGGCGCCTGGAGCGGCTGGAGCAG GCTCCTGTGAGGACAACAGCCTGGGCCCAGGCCTCAATCGGCGGAGCTAAGGAGCCTCTGCAGAGCCCCTGCCCCACTAATTTATACAGAAACTGGACCCACTAA